ATCGTGGTTCCGCCAATCTTAATCTTTGTCCCAGCGCAGTCTTACTGCGCCGCGCCCATCAGGCCGCTGTTGAAAATGCCGCGCGGATCAAACCGCGCTCTCAGGCCCGCCGTGAGCCGCGCCACACCAGGCGCTTCAGGTTGAAACACACCCAGCTTCGCGCGTGTTTCATCGGCCCCGCGCAGCAGTGTGGCGTGACCATCAAACCCACTCATCCGTGCCCGCACATCCGTGCCGGCAACCGTGCGCATCCAGATCAGGCCTCCGGCCCAGTCATAACAATGTGCCTCCGCTGCCGCTTTGGCAGCCAGTGCCGGCGCATCCGATGGCTTGCACGACACCCGCCAAACATCACCTTCACCCTCAGCAAAAGCGGCAACATCCCGCTGCGACGTCCAGAACGTTGCAGATGCGGCGGCATCCAATTCCGAGATCTCGCCGCCCGCATTTGCCAACAAATCTTTCAAACGCTGCATCCGGTAAGCCACGGAAGCCTCAAACCCCTCAATGCGCATCACGGTCTGCCCGTTTGCCGGATCATGCGCCGCGCCAGTCACCTCGAACGGGCTGCCCATTCCGCGGGCTAGCGCCGCAATCGCTTGCACATCATCCATCCCATGCAACACAAGGCTCGCCTCGGTCTCCGGACAGGGCAAAACCTTGAACGACACCTCGGTCAACACAGCAAGCGTGCCAAAAGACCCAGCCATCAGCTTGACCAAATCATAGCCGGTCACATTCTTCATAACCCGTCCGCCATTTTTCACCACCGCGCCAGCACCATCCACGAACCGCACCCCCAGAAGGAAGTCACGCGCCGCCCCAACGGCGATCCGGCGGGGTCCGCTGACATTGGCGGCAAAAATCCCTCCGATGGTTGGTGTGCCTGTGGTGCCGAGAACACTGCGATGATCCATAGGCTCAAACGCCAACCGCTGGTTTTCTTTCGCCAGCGCCGCTTCGATCTCGGCCACGGGCGTTCCGGCCTGCGCCACCATGGTCAGGGCACCAGGCTCATAAAGCGTGATCCCGCTCAGCCCAGCCACGGACAGTTCTGCGCCAGCGGGCGCGAAGCCCCGCGTGTTGCCACCGGAAATGGCCATAGGCCCATCCGCAGCCCGAACAGCCTCAACCAAGTCTTTCTCTGATGTGATCTTCATTTCTTTTTGGCCTTAAATATTCCGGGGGTCCGGGGGCTGGCCCCCGATCTTGGGCTGGATCACTCCGCCGCCATTGGCGGGGCACGCCGTGCCTCGGAGGCGTCCAATGGAAACACCTTGGCAGGGTTCAGCAGCCAACCGGGGTCGAACACATCTTTCACTGCCATCTGCGCCTCAAGATCCGCAGGCGCATATTGCACATGCATCAGGTCGCGCTTTTCGATGCCCACACCATGCTCGCCGGTCAAACATCCACCCGCCTCAACGCAAAGCTTGAGGATCTCGGCGCCAAACGCCTCGCAAAGCTCAAGATCACCAGGCTTGTTGGCGTCAAACAGGATCAGCGGATGCATATTGCCATCCCCTGCGTGAAACACATTGCCAACCTTCAGACCGAACTCTTCCGACATCTCGCCAATGCGCCGCAAAACCATCGGCAAACTGCTGACCGGGATAGTGCCGTCCAGACACATGTAATCGTTGATCTGCCCCATCGCACCAAAGGCCGATTTCCGGCCCAGCCAAATCGCCGCGCTTTCCTCGGCCGATTTGCTTTCGCGCAATTCCACCGGATTGTGGCGGCGCGCGATCTCCATGATCAATGACAATTGGTGGTCAATTTCGGCTTCTGACCCTTCAACCTCGACGATCAACAGCGCCTCGCACATGGGATAGCCCGCCTTGGCAAAGGCCTCCGTGGCCTCGATGCAGGGCCGGTCCATAAATTCAATCGCAACGGGCAAAACCCCCGCCTTGATGATGTCCGACACACAGGCCCCTGCCACTTCGTTGTCGTCAAACCCCATCAACACCGGGCGCGCGCCTTCCGGCTTTGGCAAGATACGCAAAGTCGCTTCTGTAACGACGCCAAGCTGCCCTTCAGATCCGCAGATCAGGCCGAGCAGGTCCAGCCCGCTCGAATCCAGATGACCGCCGCCAATCTCGACGATCTCGCCATCCATCATCACCATGGTCACGCCCATCAGATTGTTGGTCGTCACGCCATATTTGAGACAATGCGCCCCGCCCGAGTTCATCGCGATGTTGCCGGCGATGGCACAGGCCAGCTGCGATGAAGGGTCCGGTGCATAGAAAAACCCGTCTTCTTCCACCGCGCCCGTCACGCTTAGATTGGTGCGTCCCGTTTGCACGCGGATCAACCGGTTTTGATAGTCGGTCTCGATCACATCATTCATCCGGGCGACGCCCAGAATAACACAGTCCGCCGTCGGCAGCGCCCCACCCGCAAGCGACGTGCCAGACCCGCGCGGCACCACCGGCACACCCTCTTCGTGGCAGATCCGCAAAACCGCGGCGACCTCCTTGGTGTTCTGCGGCAGCACCGCGACCATGGGCGGGCATTTGTATGCGGTCAGCGCATCACATTCATAGGCACGCGTTTCCCGCTCGTCATGGATGACGGCCGTATCTGGCAGAACCTCCCTCAAACGGGCCACAATCCGCGCTTTGCGCGAGAGGACTTCTTGATCGGGTTTTGGCATTTCCATAGCGGTACCTCCAATTTGGTAAATTTATATTACCAATTTATCTATCTGGCAAGTTCTATCCACACTCGCTATCACCCCGTCATGGATTGGCCTGCACAACTCACCCTTTTTGAACCGCTCGACTTTGCCGCTGTCGCCATCAATCTGGCACTTTGGCTGATTGTCGGTTGGCGGGTGGAACATCCTACGGCGAAGCGGCCATCGGTCTCCAAGATCATGGCCGGATATCGCCGCGAATGGATGCGCCAGATGATCACCCGTGAGCCGCGCATCTTCGACGCGCAAACGGTCGCGACGCTGCGGCAGGGCACGTCTTTCTTTGCCTCCACCAGCGTTATCGCGATCGGCGGCACGCTTGCGCTGATGGGCAATGCCGACAGCCTTGCAAATGTCGCCCAAGACCTGACCACGGAGGCCCAGCCGCGCATTGTATGGGAAATCAAGCTACTGCTTGTGGTGTTTTTCCTGACCAATGCGTTCTTGAAATTTGCATGGTCAAACCGTCTGTTTGGCTATTGTTCTGTCGTGATGGCAGCCGTTCCAAATGATCCCGGCCATAGCAATGCCATCCGGATGGCAGACAAGGCGGCGGAGCTGAACATAACAGCTGCACGCAGCTTTAACCGGGGTTTGCGATCTGTCTATTTCGCGTTGGCCAGTGTGGCATGGCTGGCGGGGGCCCTGCCTTTGATTATTGGTGCAATAATCACACTGATTGTGATCTGGCGGCGGGAATTCGCCTCCTTGTCACGTGAAATTCTTTTGAAAACTTGAAAAGAATACCTATATCAAGCTCGTTCCGAAACAATGGTGATACCATGTTAAAACGCAGTTTGCTTGCCCTCGTGGCCTCGACATTTCCCGCCTTCGCTGATGCGCCGGTGATCAAGAACGTGAACGCAAAACTGGTCGGTGATCTTTGGACCTTTGACGTGACATTGCGCCATGGCGATACCGGCTGGGAAGACTATGCCGACGCTTGGCGTGTATTGGACAAAGACGGCAAGGTTTTGGGTCTGCGCAATCTCGCGCATCCGCATGTAGATGAACAGCCCTTCACCCGGTCGCTGTCGGGCGTATCTATCCCGCGGGATGTGACCGAGGTTGCCGTGCAGGCCCGCGATTCGGTTGGCGGATGGTCCCCAACCACTGTCACAGTCAAATTACGCTAAAGCCTAGGTCCGGTGGTATGGTCCACCGGATAGGATCGACGCCGCACGGTACAATTGTTCTGACAGCATCACCCGCACCATCATATGCGGCCAAACCATCTTACCAAATGACAGGGAATGATCTGCCGTTCCGCGCAAAGCCGAATCAATTCCATCCGCGCCGCCGATCACAAAGGCCAGATCACCGCGCCCCATGTCGCGCCAATTGGCCAAACGGTTGGCAAAATCCGGTGACTTTTCAACCTTGCCGCGCTCATCCAGCACACAGATCAGCGCCCCTTGCGGGATCGCCTTTTGCAACAGCGCGGCCTCTGCCGCCATACCGCCGCCCTTTTTGTCCTCAACCTCAACGACCCGCGCCGGACCAAGGCCAAGGTTGCGGCCTGTCCGGTCAAAGCGGGTCAGATAATCATCAATGAGGGTTTTCTCGGGACCGGCACGCAGCCGCCCGACAGCACAGATATGAACACGCATCAGCGGCGTTCAGTCAGCGGAATCAGTTTTGCGGCGCGGGCGCATCGCCCCCAACCCACATCTTTTCCAACTGATAGAATTCACGCACTTCAGGGCGGAAAACATGCACAATCACGTCGCCTGTGTCGATCAAGACCCAGTCGCCAATGTCCTTGCCTTCCACCTTGGGCGTCCGCCCGAATTCATCCTTGACGCGCTGAGCCAGCTTTTCGGAGATCGCGGAAACCTGACGGGTCGAACGGCCCGTACAAATAACCATGTAATCACCGATCTCCGTTTTGCCGCGCAGATTGATCTGCACGATGTCTTCGGCTTTGTCGTCTTCAAGGGATTTCAGGATTGTCGCCAAAAGCGCATCGCTTGTGGTCATCTCACCGGCAACAGACATTACAGCCGCCCCGGTATCCGCAGCCGTGGCTGCGTTCGCTTGGATTGACAGGACATCGTCCTCCTTTTTGCGCGCCGCCGGACCCCCGGCGCTGGGGTTGGGTCCAAGATAGCAACGCCAAAGTGACAATTCAATGACAAGCGGCACCGGTGGCCAGAACCGGCCAATAGTTGTGACAATGTTGCTTGATCGGGGTGTTCGCCCAGCCAGAGATCAGTCCAGCGCCTCGCCCACCGGTCTGCGCGACAGGGAAAGCTGGCTGTCTTCCAACATGCGCACTTCGCGCTGCGGGAAGGGGATGGAAATGTCGTTTTCTTTGAAGATATCCCAGAGCGCGAGATATACGTTGCCGCGAATATTTGTCAGCCCCCCGGTCGGGTCTTTGATCCAGAACCGCAGAATGTAATCCACACTGCTGTCACCAAATCCAACGATATGACACACAGGCGCCTTGAAGCCGAGCACTCTGTCCACGCCTTTGGCCGCTTCGATGGCCAGTTTGCGCACCTTATGGGGATCGTCGGAATAAGCCGTGCCAAAATAGATATCGAGGCGCACAAAATCATTGGAATGCGACCAGTTAACCACTTGCCCGGTGATCAGATCCTCATTCGGGATCAGGTATTCCTTTCCGTCCCGCGTCACCACAGAGGCATAGCGCGCGCCAAGGGTCTGGATCCAGCCGAAGGTCTCCCCAAGGCTGATCACATCACCGGGTTTGATGGATTTGTCGATAAGGATGATCACACCCGAAACCAGGTTCGACACCACCTTTTGCAGGCCAAAACCGAGGCCCACACCAATCGCACCCGACAACACTGCAAGCCCGGTCAGATCAATGCCAACGGCCCGCACACCCATGAAGAAGGCGATACCATAGAGGAATATCTGCACCCCTTTGACAGCCAGCACCTGCATGGAGGGGCTGATATCTTCGTTGCGGCGGATGCTGGCAGCAGTGGTGGTGCTGACCAATCTGGCAAAGGTAAACAATACCCCGATCACCACCAAAGCCGTGATCATATCCAGCAAGGACAGGCGGAACTCCCCTATCTTGAGGGCGACCCCCTCAAGAAATTCGGAAACCTCGTCCGCGACATTGAGGAAATACAGCGTTGCATAAATCCAAAGCGCCCATGTCACCATACGCCGTAAGAACCGGTTGCGAACCAATCGCACGGCAAAGGCGATCCCGACCCATACAATCGCCAGTGTGGCTGCCAGCCCGATCAGATAGGATCGCGACGGCCAGGTCACATTCTGCATGACCAGATAAACACCCGCCGCCATGAGCGCGAACCACATCAACCCCAAACGCCGGCGCACCTGCACCACAATACGCAGCTGCCATTTCGACCAGCCTTCACGCGAGCGCACCCAGTTTTGCAATGCAGTGTCTGACAGACGGTGCAAGCCCCAGGCAATCAATGCCAAGGCAATCAGGATCAGGATCTGATTCTGTCGCCATCCGGGGGTGATAACCCCCTCAAGGAAACTCATTACGCTCGCAAACAGGGTTTGCAGCGACATCAGGAAATCCACGTAGGGATCAACAGGATCGGTTTCCGGCGTCATAATCAAAGACAACCACAGCCAAAGCCCAGCGGCAAGCCGCCGCTGCCCAAGTCCTGCTTTATTCGGTCGCGGCGCTTTGCCAACACGGCAATTCCCTTGAACCATGGGTCATTTCAGGCTAGTCCGCGATACATGACACAGGTGTTTGATCTGGACGACCGCGCACGCCTGCGCGAACGCTTTTTCGGAGCGCGGCACAGCGTGCTCGCTTTCCTATAAGCGACCAACCCCCAGCCACATACCATCACCCAAACAATACGGGAGAGGACCATCATGTCCCCCAAGACGATCTACGATAAAATCTGGGATGCCCATGTCGCGCATGAAGCGGACGACGGCACCTGCCTTCTTTATATTGACCGCCACCTGGTGCACGAAGTGACCAGCCCGCAGGCCTTTGAAGGGCTGCGCATGACAGGCCGGACAGTCCGCGCACCGGACAAGACCATCGCGGTGCCCGATCACAACGTTCCGACAACGCTGGACCGCGCCAATGCGGAAACCATGACCGAAGACAGCCGCATTCAGGTTGAAGCGCTGGACAAGAACGCCAAGGACTTTGGCATTCACTACTACCCCGTGTCGGACGTGCGTCAGGGCATCGTTCACATCGTTGGCCCCGAACAGGGCTGGACCTTGCCCGGCATGACCGTGGTCTGCGGCGACAGCCACACCGCCACCCACGGCGCCTTTGGCGCATTGGCCCACGGCATCGGCACCTCCGAGGTGGAGCATGTTCTGGCCACGCAGACGCTGATCCAGAAGAAATCCAAAAACATGAAGGTCGAGATCACCGGCAAGCTCAAGCCGGGTGTGACCGCCAAGGACATCACGCTGGCCGTGATTGGCGAAACCGGCACCGCAGGCGGCACCGGCTATGTGATCGAATATTGCGGCGAAGCGATCCGCGATCTGTCCATGGAAGGGCGGATGACCGTCTGCAACATGGCCATCGAAGGCGGCGCGCGCGCCGGTTTGATCGCGCCGGATGAAACCACCTATGAATACGTCAAAGGTCGCCCACACGCCCCCAAAGGCGCACAATGGGAAGCGGCGCTGGCGTGGTGGAAAACCCTTTATACCGATGAGGGTGCACATTTCGATAAGGTCATCACACTGCGCGGTGAAGACATTCAGCCCGTGGTCACATGGGGCACATCACCCGAAGATGTTCTGCCGATCACCGCAACAGTGCCCAGCCCGGAAGATTTCGAAGGCGGCAAGGTTGAAGCGGCGCGGCGGTCCATTGAATACATGGGCCTCAAGCCCGGTCAGAAGCTGACAGACATCGAAATCGACACGGTGTTCATCGGATCATGCACCAATGGCCGGATCGAAGATCTGCGGGCCGCGGCCGCGATCCTCAAGGGCAAGAAGATCAAAGACGGAATGCGGGCAATGGTTGTTCCCGGCTCCGGCCTCGTCCGGGCGCAGGCCGAAGAAGAAGGCCTTGCCGA
This window of the Sulfitobacter mediterraneus genome carries:
- a CDS encoding FAD-binding protein, which translates into the protein MKITSEKDLVEAVRAADGPMAISGGNTRGFAPAGAELSVAGLSGITLYEPGALTMVAQAGTPVAEIEAALAKENQRLAFEPMDHRSVLGTTGTPTIGGIFAANVSGPRRIAVGAARDFLLGVRFVDGAGAVVKNGGRVMKNVTGYDLVKLMAGSFGTLAVLTEVSFKVLPCPETEASLVLHGMDDVQAIAALARGMGSPFEVTGAAHDPANGQTVMRIEGFEASVAYRMQRLKDLLANAGGEISELDAAASATFWTSQRDVAAFAEGEGDVWRVSCKPSDAPALAAKAAAEAHCYDWAGGLIWMRTVAGTDVRARMSGFDGHATLLRGADETRAKLGVFQPEAPGVARLTAGLRARFDPRGIFNSGLMGAAQ
- a CDS encoding FAD-linked oxidase C-terminal domain-containing protein; amino-acid sequence: MEMPKPDQEVLSRKARIVARLREVLPDTAVIHDERETRAYECDALTAYKCPPMVAVLPQNTKEVAAVLRICHEEGVPVVPRGSGTSLAGGALPTADCVILGVARMNDVIETDYQNRLIRVQTGRTNLSVTGAVEEDGFFYAPDPSSQLACAIAGNIAMNSGGAHCLKYGVTTNNLMGVTMVMMDGEIVEIGGGHLDSSGLDLLGLICGSEGQLGVVTEATLRILPKPEGARPVLMGFDDNEVAGACVSDIIKAGVLPVAIEFMDRPCIEATEAFAKAGYPMCEALLIVEVEGSEAEIDHQLSLIMEIARRHNPVELRESKSAEESAAIWLGRKSAFGAMGQINDYMCLDGTIPVSSLPMVLRRIGEMSEEFGLKVGNVFHAGDGNMHPLILFDANKPGDLELCEAFGAEILKLCVEAGGCLTGEHGVGIEKRDLMHVQYAPADLEAQMAVKDVFDPGWLLNPAKVFPLDASEARRAPPMAAE
- a CDS encoding DUF599 domain-containing protein, whose amino-acid sequence is MDWPAQLTLFEPLDFAAVAINLALWLIVGWRVEHPTAKRPSVSKIMAGYRREWMRQMITREPRIFDAQTVATLRQGTSFFASTSVIAIGGTLALMGNADSLANVAQDLTTEAQPRIVWEIKLLLVVFFLTNAFLKFAWSNRLFGYCSVVMAAVPNDPGHSNAIRMADKAAELNITAARSFNRGLRSVYFALASVAWLAGALPLIIGAIITLIVIWRREFASLSREILLKT
- the rlmH gene encoding 23S rRNA (pseudouridine(1915)-N(3))-methyltransferase RlmH; translation: MRVHICAVGRLRAGPEKTLIDDYLTRFDRTGRNLGLGPARVVEVEDKKGGGMAAEAALLQKAIPQGALICVLDERGKVEKSPDFANRLANWRDMGRGDLAFVIGGADGIDSALRGTADHSLSFGKMVWPHMMVRVMLSEQLYRAASILSGGPYHRT
- the rsfS gene encoding ribosome silencing factor — protein: MSVAGEMTTSDALLATILKSLEDDKAEDIVQINLRGKTEIGDYMVICTGRSTRQVSAISEKLAQRVKDEFGRTPKVEGKDIGDWVLIDTGDVIVHVFRPEVREFYQLEKMWVGGDAPAPQN
- a CDS encoding mechanosensitive ion channel family protein, giving the protein MSLQTLFASVMSFLEGVITPGWRQNQILILIALALIAWGLHRLSDTALQNWVRSREGWSKWQLRIVVQVRRRLGLMWFALMAAGVYLVMQNVTWPSRSYLIGLAATLAIVWVGIAFAVRLVRNRFLRRMVTWALWIYATLYFLNVADEVSEFLEGVALKIGEFRLSLLDMITALVVIGVLFTFARLVSTTTAASIRRNEDISPSMQVLAVKGVQIFLYGIAFFMGVRAVGIDLTGLAVLSGAIGVGLGFGLQKVVSNLVSGVIILIDKSIKPGDVISLGETFGWIQTLGARYASVVTRDGKEYLIPNEDLITGQVVNWSHSNDFVRLDIYFGTAYSDDPHKVRKLAIEAAKGVDRVLGFKAPVCHIVGFGDSSVDYILRFWIKDPTGGLTNIRGNVYLALWDIFKENDISIPFPQREVRMLEDSQLSLSRRPVGEALD
- the leuC gene encoding 3-isopropylmalate dehydratase large subunit — its product is MSPKTIYDKIWDAHVAHEADDGTCLLYIDRHLVHEVTSPQAFEGLRMTGRTVRAPDKTIAVPDHNVPTTLDRANAETMTEDSRIQVEALDKNAKDFGIHYYPVSDVRQGIVHIVGPEQGWTLPGMTVVCGDSHTATHGAFGALAHGIGTSEVEHVLATQTLIQKKSKNMKVEITGKLKPGVTAKDITLAVIGETGTAGGTGYVIEYCGEAIRDLSMEGRMTVCNMAIEGGARAGLIAPDETTYEYVKGRPHAPKGAQWEAALAWWKTLYTDEGAHFDKVITLRGEDIQPVVTWGTSPEDVLPITATVPSPEDFEGGKVEAARRSIEYMGLKPGQKLTDIEIDTVFIGSCTNGRIEDLRAAAAILKGKKIKDGMRAMVVPGSGLVRAQAEEEGLADIFKEAGFEWRLAGCSMCLAMNPDQLAEEERCASTSNRNFEGRQGYKGRTHLVSPGMAAAAAITGKLTDVREMM